Proteins encoded within one genomic window of Jiangella mangrovi:
- a CDS encoding aminotransferase class I/II-fold pyridoxal phosphate-dependent enzyme, with protein sequence MRTLSGSQLATLLGDWSGAGGPAYARVAAAVRLLVLDGRLPLETRLPGERELATALGVSRTTVTAAYDELRTGGYAVSRQGSGTRTTLPPSRTGPTWTPWAADGSDLLDLAHAAPEAPAEVRRAYDAALDQLPRHLPGSGYHLFGLPELRAAVADRLTARGLPTVPEQVLVTNGAQHAFSLVLQLVTGPGDRVLVEQPTYPNALDAIGRHGARAVPVPLADDGWDLDAVAAAVRQTAPRLAYLMPDFHNPTGLLASDGERRALAAALTHGRTLTVVDETLAELSLDGPVPPPLATYLAGDLTVTIGSTSKTLWGGLRIGWARASSALIRRLAAVRAGVDMGSPVVEQLAAAELLGGLDALLPERRAELRVRRDALLAALAERLPSWRARVPDGGLVLWCDLSRPVSSRLVVAAERHGIRLAAGPRFGVDGAFEQRLRLPYAHPAEVLASAVGSLEQAFRTVAEGGGDTADPVGAVA encoded by the coding sequence GTGCGCACTCTGAGTGGATCGCAACTGGCGACGCTCCTCGGCGACTGGTCCGGCGCCGGCGGCCCGGCGTACGCGCGGGTGGCGGCGGCCGTCCGGCTGCTGGTCCTCGACGGCCGGCTGCCGCTGGAGACGCGGCTGCCCGGCGAGCGCGAGCTGGCGACGGCGCTGGGCGTCAGCCGGACGACGGTCACCGCCGCCTACGACGAGCTGCGGACCGGCGGCTACGCCGTCAGCCGGCAAGGATCGGGCACGCGGACCACGCTGCCGCCGTCGCGCACCGGGCCGACGTGGACGCCCTGGGCGGCCGACGGGTCGGACCTGCTCGACCTCGCGCACGCCGCGCCCGAGGCGCCGGCCGAGGTGCGCCGCGCCTACGACGCCGCCCTGGACCAGCTGCCGCGGCACCTGCCCGGCTCCGGCTACCACCTGTTCGGGCTGCCGGAGCTGCGCGCGGCGGTCGCGGACCGGCTGACGGCGCGCGGCCTGCCCACCGTGCCCGAGCAGGTGCTCGTCACCAACGGGGCCCAGCACGCGTTCTCGCTGGTCCTGCAGCTGGTCACCGGCCCGGGCGACCGCGTGCTGGTCGAGCAGCCGACGTACCCGAACGCGCTGGACGCCATCGGCCGGCACGGTGCCCGCGCGGTCCCCGTCCCGCTGGCCGACGACGGCTGGGATCTCGATGCCGTCGCCGCCGCCGTCCGGCAGACCGCGCCGCGCCTCGCCTACCTGATGCCCGACTTCCACAACCCCACCGGCCTGCTCGCGTCCGACGGCGAACGGCGGGCGCTGGCGGCCGCGCTGACCCACGGCCGCACGCTCACCGTCGTCGACGAGACCCTCGCCGAGCTCTCGCTGGACGGGCCGGTGCCGCCGCCGCTGGCCACCTACCTGGCCGGCGACCTGACGGTGACCATCGGCAGCACCAGCAAGACACTGTGGGGCGGGCTGCGCATCGGCTGGGCGCGGGCGAGCAGCGCGCTGATCCGCCGGCTGGCGGCCGTCCGCGCCGGCGTCGACATGGGATCGCCGGTAGTGGAGCAGCTGGCGGCGGCCGAGCTGCTCGGCGGTCTCGACGCCCTGCTTCCGGAGCGACGGGCAGAGCTGCGGGTCCGGCGCGACGCGCTGCTGGCGGCGCTGGCCGAGCGGCTGCCGTCGTGGCGGGCGCGGGTACCGGACGGTGGGCTGGTGCTCTGGTGCGATCTCAGCCGCCCGGTGTCGAGCCGGCTGGTGGTCGCGGCGGAACGACACGGCATCCGGCTGGCGGCCGGCCCGCGCTTCGGCGTCGACGGCGCGTTCGAGCAGCGGCTGCGGCTCCCCTACGCCCACCCCGCCGAGGTCCTCGCATCCGCCGTCGGCTCCCTCGAGCAGGCGTTCCGGACGGTGGCAGAGGGCGGCGGGGACACGGCCGACCCCGTCGGCGCCGTCGCCTGA
- a CDS encoding type II toxin-antitoxin system Phd/YefM family antitoxin, with protein sequence MRTMTATEVSRNFASVLDRAAHGETIVITRGGRRLATLSPAPVGNGAAVKEFLALHAPDEDFASDVAAVRELVTEDVSSAWPDA encoded by the coding sequence ATGAGGACGATGACTGCGACCGAGGTGTCGCGCAACTTCGCGTCGGTGCTCGACCGTGCCGCGCACGGAGAGACGATCGTCATCACCCGGGGTGGACGCCGGCTCGCGACACTCTCGCCGGCTCCTGTCGGCAATGGCGCCGCCGTGAAGGAGTTCTTGGCGCTTCACGCCCCGGACGAGGACTTCGCCTCAGACGTCGCCGCCGTCCGCGAGCTCGTCACCGAGGACGTGAGTTCGGCATGGCCCGACGCCTGA
- a CDS encoding PIN domain-containing protein, with product MARRLILDTGLLTNVERGGDGLRAVLANDDDVAVAAVTIAELQLGVELATDEYRQSRQEFVDGVRALIPVEDYTTDVAVVHARLLAHVRRIGKPRGAHDLIIAATAAATARVLVTRDDQARFDDLPGVHSFQP from the coding sequence ATGGCCCGACGCCTGATCCTTGACACCGGACTGCTCACCAACGTGGAGCGCGGCGGTGACGGGCTGAGGGCGGTACTGGCGAACGACGACGACGTGGCGGTGGCGGCGGTGACGATCGCTGAACTGCAACTCGGTGTCGAGCTCGCCACCGACGAGTATCGCCAGAGTCGGCAGGAGTTCGTCGACGGAGTGCGTGCGCTGATCCCGGTGGAGGACTACACCACCGATGTCGCAGTGGTTCACGCCCGGCTTCTCGCTCACGTACGGAGGATCGGCAAGCCGAGGGGAGCACACGACCTGATCATCGCCGCGACGGCCGCCGCGACCGCGCGGGTGCTCGTGACCCGCGACGACCAGGCTCGATTCGACGATCTACCCGGCGTTCACAGCTTCCAGCCCTGA